Sequence from the Hirundo rustica isolate bHirRus1 chromosome 9, bHirRus1.pri.v3, whole genome shotgun sequence genome:
TTCGAGCCTCAGGATCTCCAAGATTATTTGGGAAAGGATGTCCTTGACCAGGCAGGTGCTGTTTGCAGAGCTCCCCTGTGGATTTGGGATAATGCCTACAAACAGCTGGCTCCTTGGATAacccccaaaaagggggagatttcaaaacaaaaagagttcagattgattttttttttttttacccccctAAAAGTTTGTGGTTGAGCTTTGCAAAATGGGGTAATTTAGGAATGGGAAATGAAAGCCAGCTGGAGCCAGCACCTTGAAATGCTTCAGGTCCTTGATGCAGAAATGATTTACTTAGTTgctaaaaagcaataaaattctAGTAATCTTAACACCCCCCCTTTAGAGAGAATATCATAGATATTCTCTCTAATGTCAGCAAACACATAATTGAAATGTTCTGGTGTCAGGGACTCTTAAAAATGGTTTTCTCATCTTCATAACAATGCTAAATCTTTActatatattattaaaaaggGATTACCAATTTAATAAATCTATCCAGGGGTACAGATGCTGTAATAAATGGCTTGAACTTTGGTGTCAAGATGGATGATATTCGTGTGAACCCTTCCACTGATTGATGACCTGGTGAAACATTGCCCAgcttctcctctttcctctcttaTTTATTCACACATTTTCTCCCCCTCCTACTTGTATCACCCTGACAAAGCCATCAAGTGTGGAAAAGCACAGCCAGGgatgaaagagaggagaaattcAGTtctagaaatgtatttttgtagtTTTCAGTCCGTTAGGAAAAATTCTGATAGCTCAGAGTGTTTTGGGAAGAGATAATTAATAGGGCTTGGCAGATTTAAAGTATTTTGGCCAATGTGCCACAGCCTCCAAAGGAATTCTGTCAAACGTGACATGGATATTCTAAAAGGAGACACAGGCAACCCACAAAAACTCCGGATGCCAATTTATAGCCTCAGATCCACACTCATGAAATGTCCTTCTCCACACCTTGTGGGATAAAAAAGCAGCACCAGCCCAATCTGCACAAAGGAGATGGATTAAACAAATACCTGTGACAGTTTCCTTCCCCATGTGATCCAGGATTACAAACCCTGTGGGTTTTGGCAGCTACAAAACAACTAGGAAGGGGAAGAATCGTTCTCAGCAGAAGGTCAGTGGCACACACAGCAGaatgaagcaaagcaaaggacaggagactggaaaaaaagaaaaagaaaggaggaagagaacaATATCTACACATGTTCTTGGAATGGGTGCAGAATACCCAGTTCCATCCAGCTTGGAGGTTAATTGAGAGCCCTAATTAGCTGTACCACAGTAATGAACTTACCCTTACACACAGCCCAGGCTTCCTGATCACACTTCTCCCCACTAGTCCTCAGCTCAAAGAAGTTGTACTCCTCCAGACTCAGGAGGCCATTGCCATCCAAATCAATCGTTTCAAACACATCCAACAAAGCAGCTCTGAGGGATGGAAAAGGCCAAACTATTTCCAAAGGCTTCCATTTCATTTCACTGGCTCATAAAATTGCCAAGAACTGCTCAGTCTGAGATCATTCCGTGCAAACAGCCCTTTGGGAACATCCAGATTTTATGGAGCCACATTTTAGCTGGAAAGAGGATTTTTATTCCCATGTTTGGGGATAAAACTCACCGGAATTCTTCGGTGAGAGCCAGCTCTCCATCTTCATCCCTGCACAGCAGTTTGGCTTCTCCAGCAATTTGGGTTTTTACCTTCCTCAGCCTGCAGCCAGTTGTGAAAGGGAGCAGCCAGTAAACCCCAGCTCCAAGCTCCCCTCTCCAGCCAAACATCTGCTcttaaaagaagacaaaaaaaagtttgtaaGGACTTCTCAAATGATGCCTTTCTTTGTTGCCAGTAATATTCGTACAAAAGTGATTAATTGCTTGAAAACACTGGGAGTGCTGGGTTCTCTCCTTAAAAAATCATTGGCTGTGTGATGTcaatttaaagataaaaaatagCGACTTTCTTAGAATAAAAGTTAGAAAAACAGACAGGAGAGAGAtgagggaagaaggggaaaagaaattaatgctCTCTTATTTCTGCCACAGCAAAAGAATGTTCTGGGCACTACGAAGTTCAAATggcaaggggaaagaaaattaaaggaacaAATTCTGCCTTGGAAATTTTGGGTTTGAAGGTGCAGAAATACAACAGAGTTTTCACAGAGAAACTATAAATACACCCAGTAACTCAGCAATTCTGGGTACAGCTGGAATTCCTTGCGAACACATGGAATTCACACCTCCAGCATTAACACCCACACTAAGAAATAACTATTAAAATAGGAATACACCAGAAATCTCTAACCTCTTCGTTTTGGAGGTCAGTAAAGCTGACAAGCTGCAGATTCTCTTGGGTTTCACTTTCCTTCAGAATAAACAAAGCTGTATCCACTGACAACCAGTGACAAGattttcctggaaagaaaaatatccccAAAGCAAATGCTTAATAATGGCTcgaaattgtttttctttgcatctCAAAATAGATATTCCCCTGGTATTTATTGATCCCTGCTGatgaaaaatggggaaaaaaaaaaatctgttctatGCTATTgggattttcttcctgtttagATCAAGCAGATAAATTGTTCCAAGCCTTGAGATTGTTTTACagataattaataattttatcattAAGAATTAGTGCTAAAATAGTTCTATCGTTAAGGGTCAAGAATATCAAGGAATGGTTACACACCACacaaatttgtttaaaaagaaaagccagcCCAGGTGACTGTAAAACAATTTTGGGGTTTAAAAACTCCTGATTAGTGGGATTAAAAAGGGAATATTctacttggggaaaaaaaataattccaatgCAGCAACCGGATGAAGCTCCATGGTAAATCTCCAAGTCACCACCtctttttaagaagaaaatgaaatcgAAACACACTCACCCTCTGCCTGGGGAATGTTGTAAGGCTTGATGGTGATACACACTGCAGATCTTTGGGGTAGCTGCAGCCTGTACTTGTGACTGATGATTTCCCCATCTTCCTCCAGGTAGAAGCAGCCTTTGGACTGTGCACATTGCCATTCCTGGAAACCAAGCaaatattaaatgttttcttcattgtGGCTGGAGATAAAAGTGCCTTCTCTGAACTATTAATTCATGTGATTATTTAGTAAAATGCACAAGATACAGCATCGatatacatttatttaaaaaaaaaaaatcccaaatagtCCTTTTTGTAAACAATTATTACAAAGTAACGTGGTTTCACTTGTGAAAACGCCTGAAAAACACAGAGATTACCCCAATGCTCCTgcagttaaaaattaaattggaatTGCCACAAAGATTCTGCTAACTATATCTGCAAACAGCTGACAGCATGGAATAACTTATACACATATTACACAGTTTGCAACTCCCTTTCTGCTGTTCCTTGGAGGTttggaagttttttttaaaaattaaggttTTGCCAAAGAAGTTCTACAAGACTTTCAAAGTAAATTGGCTGCGGAAAAGACAAAGATTAattaagttatttaaaataaaggggGATGTCCAAGCCCTGGCAGGAACTGCTATCCAAATCCCTCCCCTCCTACGATTTCCCATAATCTTTTCATTGTGGGCACAACCTGCTGGAGAGGATTTTAGGAATAATCCTCATGGAAGTGCAGCTATTTCTGGACCATGGAGGCAGAGATCAGCCCCTGGGCaacttctctggagcagaatAAAGCTAATTAACCAATCCATCCAATAATTTTATACCCATCTCTATCCACGAAACCGGATTTATAGCGACAGGACAAGGTAAAAGGGAACCaatcataaaaaataattaggaaaaaagtgatCAGAGACAAAATATTCCTGGGATTTCATGGTGAGGGTTGAATATGGAGCAACAGTTGGGGTTTTGTCAGTCAAAAACTGATAATGGGAGCTGGGATTAACATAAGTCAGTGACAGAAttccaaaattaaattcagacTCTCAGATCATTTCCATTGCTATTCCTGAACTGATTATTCCAACAATTCCATGACTCCTGACTTCACCTCaaaggaaattttcattttttttcttaaaacttgaCACATCTGAAATAACTGGTTGTTTGCTCCAAGCTTGCTACCTGCCAAAACTGTTGGACAAAAACTTTATCCTTTCCTTTTAGGAAATCAAATCCTGTTATTCTGGCAGAGAGCGTGAGGTGGTGCTAGAAGTCCCTAATTACCAAATTCCAAACAGTTATGTAAAATTGGGAAGCTAAAAGAGGATTTTCTGATCGGATTTTCCTCTGTCACttcaaagcagaacagaagtTGTTAAATAGTGGCTGAAGTGGGAAATGTCTGTGTTAGAAATGTTAATTGGAAAGAAAGGTTATAATTGGAAagcactgcctgctgctggtCACTGCTACTGAAATTTAAGTTAATATTGAAAATATCCACACATTGATGCATAATTCCTAATAAAAAGCAACGATTGAGGGAATTTCCGAAGAGTTTTTCATTTTAGACATTTCACCATGTTCTGGCTTTCACTGTTTTCCTCTGTCAGAAATGTGAAGTCGGTGTTGTTCCAACATCCTGAGGGCAATATTTCCTTACTTACACAAAAAGACGGGtgaagagcaaaaagaaaaagaaattcttggATAGaagatgaataaaaataattttggggtGGTGGATTCTCATTCACACCACAACTAGATCCCCGGGTATTTATTCATTGATTCTGGCAGAGCTTGCATTGtgcaaaaagaattttaaaaaacaattaacaGTTCTACTTACTTACACCTCTCCATGTTTATTGATTGATTTCAGTTTTTGGATGATGCCAAGCAATACTAatcaatatatatattttttttttttcccccagtcagTTTTTACTGGcttgtagaaagaaaaaaaaagaagccaatcTTGGGGAGGTGTGTGCTGGTTTTATCCAGCCCACAGCCCGTTTGAACAAGGTGAGGTTGCAGGTTAAATTGCACGGAGCTCCAGCTACCTAAACAGACTGCACAAAATCCCTGGGAGGTGATGTTTGGAAATTTCCATCTAGAACAAATGTCACTGTACAGCAACGGGGAAGACAGAAAGGACTTGAGAGCTCAATAACAAATCCAGAGCTGTTATTTGAAACCAAAATGCAGCTCCTGAGGACAATCAGTTCAGTTCTCCAGCAGCAGTTACAGTGTTGTGGTCAGAAccatattttcccttttatacAGAAGTCTCCAGGTGCACATTTTTAACGTATCCCGGCAGTTCCCAGttaatgttttatgtttttacagctattattttctgttgaaagAAAACTAGTAAAGGTTCAGtcaagaaagggaaaacaaagggaaaaagatcAATATTAACACTCTACAAATATTGACTTAGCAAAGTGACTTTGTTGTCTCTCTCCCCCAGGAATTTATATTGAATGagtgatttatttaaaagaaaatactgataGGACATATTAGTCTAActaaaaatcaatattttcagGTTACAGCATCTATTTACCAAGCAATGCCCAAGAAACCGAATATGCTCACAGATCTGTTATTTATTTCCAATTACCTTTCATGCAAAGGTTTATGATGCACAATCTTTCAGACTACTTAAGCATTTAAAGTTCTCACCAACCTAATAAATAATTCAACTTGAAATTTCTCAAGAAGTCATTAACTGTTTTCTCCAACACTGGTTCCATTTataaaaaaacacattttgttctATTAAACCTTCAcacctgaaaaattatttccaataACTTGTTGTCAGCAAAACCAACAGtatataaaaatgttaataataaGACGTAACAAGAAAGCTCTCAGTAGTTTATAGCTGCCCTTGACAAACTGTTAATAAAACATAAGAAACCATTCTTCTCCGATTTTTAGCTTCTTTAACATGCAATAACACGGGTGCTGAGAGGAAAACACCATCATTCCAGTGTGATACCTTCATTGTGTCAGGCTCAATAATTAGCtttgtgttcctgctgctgctggcacccacAGTGACACTGGTGGAGGTGGAAGCTTTGCTGCCTTGAGCTGATGAAGGCCTTGAAGGAGTTCTGCTGTCACCTATAAACAGAGATATTTAATTACAATTACATTATCTCAAGCCTCTCCCGGTGCTGTTTATCATAAACCTTGCATTTAGAAGCACAAGGAAAACTGGATGACAAGAACTCGATCAGAGAGCTTCCCTCCATCACTGTTGTGTCATTTTTGCACCTCTTTGATTTGAAGCAACTTGGAACAGCACAAACTACATCCCAAAATTTCATACTCGGTGCCTCTGCAGTCTGTTCCCTGCAGAAGTTTTCCAGTTTGGGAAGGTTTTGAAGGATCTTTGTAACTTCAGGAAGGACATTAAACTGTCCACAACTTATTAATTTTGCTTGATTGAAAAGCAGCCTCAATAATTGAAACAAACACTCAGCTTATTGAGAAATGTTTAGGGTTTCATCTCAGATCTAGGAAGGAAATAAGTAATTTGCCCCTATTGCAACACCTTGAGTATTCATTTCCTCTGTTCCCTCTGGACTGTGCCACATGAAAATCAACAAATTCCACCCTTAGGAACTGGAGAGTTTCACAGATGCAGCCATTTGAACATATTTTACTGACATTTTGATATGACTGCCACATTAGAAATTACATTCATCAATAAAACCTTCACTAATctgagaaaaattaaacaaaaaactcaACTGCTCACTGAGCCAGAGCTTCATCtccaacagaaagaaaacctaaaatacaagaaacagaaataccTTTAGGCAGTTTGTGATCAGTTTTCCTGGAGACCCTCGGGGATGGTTTTGACATCCCTTCAGAGAAATTTCCAGTTTGATTCCCAAAGTGCTGCTGCCTCAGTCGAGGGTCACTTTCCAGCCTGGcccttgcagctctgcagcactgctcactgGTGGTCAGGTACAGCTCACAGAACTGGAGATGAAAACAAGAATATTTCACTTACCAGCTTACATTTCTCAAAAGGTGTTAAGGAGTAAAATGTCTCAGTAGCAAGGAAAGCACAGCTCAGGAGATGGAATGAATTTCCTCTTCGAGccaaatataaattttattttcattaatcagAACAACCACTCAAGTATCACGGTAAAATGCAGCCGTGATTCAACAAGGAGGTCCAAATACTGAGCAAAAATTAGGTGTGACTTTCAACTCCTCCTTTCTAGATATTGGAAGACCGATTTTTAACATAGGATTCTCACCAGTATTCTTCCCACGAAACCATATTTATGTACAAATCTTCATGTGCTGTTTATTCAGTCCAAAATTCAGAACCCTGGGGTAAGGCCATCACTAATGCTCACGTTGTCAATAAGACAAGAACAAAAATCACTCTTGGCCGTACCTTGTTGTAGTCGAGTTTGCCATTGCAGTTAAAATCAGCTTGTTTAGTAATGCTGGTCACTTCCTCCCAGGTCATTTTATCACCtctctgcaagaaaaaaacagcacagtTTGGGTTCCTAATCAACAATCCTGATCACCTACAGCACAGATTTTACAAACAAAGGAAGAGTCTTTTAATATTCTTTCAGAGAATCTGCTCTTGCAATAGATTTCAACAGATTTTGATTTGAATCATGGAAACAGAGGTT
This genomic interval carries:
- the EFCAB7 gene encoding EF-hand calcium-binding domain-containing protein 7 isoform X3, giving the protein MASAPGNQKATHSENSQGRKSQHAEEAIFYMNCRAAYLTVLKSSLENIKSKEQLSLVLQQAGRNPSQKTIDKYWTSQTTSLNFDDFCAILKKEKPTTKNELLEAFGKIDTEKAGYILHDELCKILTTRGDKMTWEEVTSITKQADFNCNGKLDYNKFCELYLTTSEQCCRAARARLESDPRLRQQHFGNQTGNFSEGMSKPSPRVSRKTDHKLPKGDSRTPSRPSSAQGSKASTSTSVTVGASSSRNTKLIIEPDTMKEWQCAQSKGCFYLEEDGEIISHKYRLQLPQRSAVCITIKPYNIPQAEGKSCHWLSVDTALFILKESETQENLQLVSFTDLQNEEMFGWRGELGAGVYWLLPFTTGCRLRKVKTQIAGEAKLLCRDEDGELALTEEFRLLSFALLHSAVCATDLLLRTILPLPSCFVAAKTHRVCNPGSHGEGNCHREFRDEEERANETRISGFEPHGSQRPRRGPLGPLGHFVVPGLQQSLRNDRGLPLCRWHLCREVQTQN
- the EFCAB7 gene encoding EF-hand calcium-binding domain-containing protein 7 isoform X2, yielding MASAPGNQKATHSENSQGRKSQHAEEAIFYMNCRAAYLTVLKSSLENIKSKEQLSLVLQQAGRNPSQKTIDKYWTSQTTSLNFDDFCAILKKEKPTTKNELLEAFGKIDTEKAGYILHDELCKILTTRGDKMTWEEVTSITKQADFNCNGKLDYNKFCELYLTTSEQCCRAARARLESDPRLRQQHFGNQTGNFSEGMSKPSPRVSRKTDHKLPKGDSRTPSRPSSAQGSKASTSTSVTVGASSSRNTKLIIEPDTMKEWQCAQSKGCFYLEEDGEIISHKYRLQLPQRSAVCITIKPYNIPQAEGKSCHWLSVDTALFILKESETQENLQLVSFTDLQNEEMFGWRGELGAGVYWLLPFTTGCRLRKVKTQIAGEAKLLCRDEDGELALTEEFRLLSFALLHSAVCATDLLLRTILPLPSCFVAAKTHRVCNPGSHGEGNCHREFRDEEERANETRISGFEPHGSQRPRRGPLGPLGHFVVPGLQQSLRNDRGGRATGQNSVHVELLGFCVCRKPIAGGQGPAAAVVVLILSAWSFEKRNVPLL